A window from Drosophila nasuta strain 15112-1781.00 chromosome 3, ASM2355853v1, whole genome shotgun sequence encodes these proteins:
- the LOC132789673 gene encoding trichohyalin, giving the protein MRGINAQRQLQAQFAVATKEQHELDKRIYGEQVLNGLEEAQQRHSERRRQLSEHKQALLESIKERQQQRDAEKLEQHKLALEERRRNQQQLQEQHEKQRAAEAAKLQLRREHALAALVATEQRQQRLRMLEEVEQLQCEVHNEAKSKLDSLKIDLARQRVQRRLQRNEQLAKQLAPRLHYSAGEDQARHERQLAEMRRAHSVEQQTRRQRLEETKKQRQAMQQGEQQEAKLAKERAAAERREDVETRLRNERIHVEFKQQERLEQLRRQRDLRSQLDKQQRELLEEQTRPGTNYNRLAQLECIREDAFFVDYARRLMLEAKEKNCPLKPFLRVVEQYKSENRIGAEVRIPPHLITRLTMGRRTKGDSRAEEKQKKKAAEEGKEPPPDEEEHYMKNIKENLKKIEELVLTEAKEREEKTQKKPEEESGK; this is encoded by the coding sequence ATGCGGGGCATCAATGCCCAGCGGCAGTTGCAAGCGCAGTTTGCGGTGGCAACCAAAGAGCAGCATGAGCTGGACAAGCGCATCTATGGCGAACAGGTGCTCAATGGCCTTGAGGAGGCGCAGCAACGGCACAGCGAACGTCGCCGGCAGTTGAGCGAACACAAGCAGGCACTACTCGAATCCATAAAggagcgacagcagcaacgcgATGCCGAGAAGCTCGAGCAGCACAAGCTGGCACTCGAGGAGCGGCGACgcaatcagcagcagctgcaggaaCAACATGAGAAGCAACGTGCGGCGGAAGCTGCCAAGTTGCAACTGAGGCGAGAGCATGCTTTGGCCGCTTTGGTGGCCACCGAGCAGCGTCAGCAGCGGTTGCGAATGCTCGAGGAAGTGGAGCAACTGCAGTGCGAGGTGCACAACGAGGCAAAGTCGAAGCTGGACAGCCTGAAGATTGATCTGGCCCGACAGCGAGTGCAACGTCGACTGCAGCGCAATGAGCAGCTAGCCAAGCAGCTGGCGCCACGTTTGCACTACAGCGCAGGTGAGGATCAGGCACGGCACGAACGTCAGCTGGCCGAGATGCGGCGTGCGCACAGCGTCGAGCAGCAGACGCGTCGCCAGCGACTGGAGGAGACAAAGAAACAGCGCCAAGCCATGCAGCAGGGAGAACAACAAGAGGCCAAGCTGGCCAAAGAGCGTGCAGCCGCCGAACGACGCGAGGATGTGGAGACACGCCTGCGGAACGAGCGCATCCATGTGGAATTCAAGCAGCAGGAGCGACTGGAGCAGCTGCGTCGCCAGCGCGATTTACGCTCTCAGCTGGACAAGCAGCAGAGGGAGCTGCTTGAGGAGCAGACGCGTCCTGGAACCAACTACAATCGATTGGCACAGCTGGAATGTATTCGCGAGGATGCCTTCTTTGTGGACTATGCGCGCAGGTTGATGCTGGAGGCAAAGGAAAAGAATTGTCCACTGAAACCCTTCCTGCGTGTTGTGGAACAGTATAAGAGCGAGAATCGCATTGGTGCCGAGGTGCGCATTCCACCGCACTTGATCACAAGGCTGACCATGGGCAGACGCACCAAGGGCGACAGTCGAGCCGaggagaagcagaagaagaaggcaGCAGAAGAGGGCAAAGAACCACCTCCAGATGAGGAAGAACATTATATGAAGAATATTAAAGAGAACCTCAAGAAAATAGAAGAACTGGTTCTGACTGAGGCGAAGGAAAGGGAGGAGAAAACTCAGAAGAAACCAGAGGAAGAGAGTGGAAAGTAA